One region of Ananas comosus cultivar F153 linkage group 9, ASM154086v1, whole genome shotgun sequence genomic DNA includes:
- the LOC109714912 gene encoding myb-related protein Zm1-like: MGRGRAPCCAKIGLNKGSWTPEEDMRLIAYIHKFGHGNWRALPKQAGLLRCGKSCRLRWINYLRPDIKRGNFTQEEEETIIKLHDLLGNKWSKIASCLPGRTDNEIKNVWNTHLKKRLASRDHNIKKSKQKEATSPSSSSTSTSCSDQGGTKCDGDGPNPKPDPMNPTLEKFEIPIEHNTDTWGMLVDPISSQPEDTDTGNMRSTIHIDSTSLSVSSCSSSSNSFETNSDTSNEARGALHYIEMEEDEKDPLEILEIPIEPEFWTMIEDEHARLYSQEMGPTEEFGSKGNPAASEGNESNSCEVNGWLEYLEKELGLGGGPSEENQESLVGSWTGEMEGDPVSSYFQKEPSISTLTVL, from the exons ATGGGCCGAGGGCGAGCTCCGTGTTGTGCGAAGATTGGATTGAACAAAGGCTCATGGACGCCGGAGGAGGACATGCGGCTCATAGCCTACATTCACAAGTTTGGGCACGGCAACTGGCGTGCTCTGCCCAAACAAGCAG GTTTGCTTCGATGCGGGAAGAGTTGCCGCCTGAGATGGATCAACTACCTTCGACCGGACATCAAGCGCGGGAACTTCAcccaagaagaagaggagacgATAATAAAGCTGCACGATTTACTTGGAAACAA ATGGTCGAAAATCGCATCTTGCCTACCAGGGAGAACTGACAACGAGATTAAGAATGTGTGGAACACGCACCTGAAGAAGCGATTGGCATCAAGAGATCACAATATTAAGAAGAGCAAGCAAAAAGAGGCCACGagcccctcctcctcttctacATCCACATCTTGTTCCGATCAAGGCGGGACGAAATGTGATGGTGATGGTCCGAACCCAAAACCTGATCCAATGAATCCTACTCTTGAGAAATTTGAGATTCCTATTGAGCACAACACCGACACATGGGGCATGCTGGTGGATCCTATCTCAAGCCAACCTGAGGACACCGATACCGGAAACATGCGTAGCACTATCCATATCGATTCGACTTCTCTATCAGTGTCATCATGCTCGTCATCGTCGAATTCCTTCGAAACAAACTCTGATACAAGCAATGAAGCGAGAGGAGCCCTTCATTATATTGAAATggaagaagatgagaaagaTCCCCTCGAGATTCTGGAAATACCCATCGAGCCCGAGTTTTGGACCATGATCGAAGACGAACATGCGAGGCTGTATAGTCAGGAAATGGGGCCCACGGAGGAATTTGGGTCTAAGGGGAATCCGGCAGCGTCCGAAGGGAATGAATCAAACAGTTGTGAAGTCAACGGGTGGTTGGAGTACTTAGAAAAGGAGCTCGGGTTGGGAGGAGGACCTAGTGAAGAGAACCAAGAGAGCTTAGTTGGTTCTTGGACTGGTGAAATGGAGGGAGATCCGGTGTCCAGCTATTTTCAAAAGGAGCCCTCGATCTCCACCCTCACCGTATTGTGA